A genomic segment from Streptomyces sp. NBC_00459 encodes:
- a CDS encoding type II toxin-antitoxin system Rv0910 family toxin: MAEISAEAHIQAPAEKIWAQLTDWSAYGAWNATHTSFPKGGPSALEVGGTFEENMKLMGFPAEVDWTIEELEPARTLAIRGKGPMAVMVATRYTLTPDGDATTVRIDGEFTGAAVSLMAGKLKDSGTAALNESLRKLAGLVI, translated from the coding sequence ATGGCCGAAATAAGCGCGGAGGCACACATCCAGGCACCGGCGGAGAAGATCTGGGCGCAGCTGACGGACTGGTCGGCGTACGGAGCCTGGAACGCGACCCACACGAGCTTCCCGAAGGGCGGCCCCTCCGCACTGGAGGTCGGCGGCACCTTCGAGGAGAACATGAAGCTGATGGGCTTCCCGGCCGAGGTCGACTGGACCATCGAGGAGCTGGAACCGGCTCGCACACTGGCGATCAGGGGCAAGGGCCCGATGGCGGTGATGGTCGCCACGCGCTACACCCTCACGCCCGACGGCGACGCCACGACCGTCCGTATCGACGGCGAGTTCACCGGCGCGGCCGTCTCCCTGATGGCCGGCAAACTGAAGGACTCGGGGACGGCCGCCCTGAACGAGTCCCTGCGCAAGCTGGCCGGCCTGGTGATCTGA
- a CDS encoding Clp protease N-terminal domain-containing protein gives MQPRIPRQSTTEHGANRVDNDARLTSELAAVVAGARRRALRDGDRQIDTAHLLHTLLESDSEVRAVFEGGDPQVARLLGYLVQRSIGYGLRWQGSVEDSGALPVLPGAVHTAGWSPVAAGALEEACERAGRRGDAQARGTDLLAAIVADPQSRAVEVLRRGGVEPGELPARLLQVEAIAAAACEEYAGGLDGVG, from the coding sequence GTGCAACCCCGTATCCCCCGGCAGTCGACCACAGAGCACGGTGCGAACCGCGTGGACAACGATGCCAGGCTCACCTCCGAGCTGGCAGCGGTGGTCGCCGGTGCGCGCAGAAGGGCACTGCGGGACGGGGACCGGCAGATCGACACGGCCCATCTGCTGCACACGCTCCTGGAGTCCGATTCCGAGGTGCGCGCGGTGTTCGAAGGCGGAGATCCGCAGGTCGCGCGGCTGCTCGGCTATCTCGTGCAGCGCAGCATCGGCTACGGACTGCGCTGGCAGGGCTCGGTCGAGGACTCCGGGGCCCTGCCCGTGCTGCCGGGGGCGGTGCATACGGCGGGCTGGTCACCGGTCGCGGCGGGCGCGCTGGAGGAGGCGTGCGAGCGGGCCGGGCGACGCGGTGACGCACAGGCCCGAGGCACCGATCTGCTCGCGGCGATCGTCGCGGATCCGCAGTCCCGGGCCGTCGAGGTGCTGCGACGGGGTGGAGTCGAGCCGGGGGAGCTGCCGGCTCGGCTGCTGCAGGTCGAAGCGATCGCGGCGGCGGCGTGCGAGGAGTACGCCGGGGGCCTCGACGGCGTCGGCTGA
- a CDS encoding response regulator transcription factor codes for MASVLVVHRHSLQRLGLRMLLAAQPDLTVVGEATSGAEAVRMSAAFGPDVVLMDSQVVDTDGVDVIRRISRSTTLLPVSEPARAADHRPRVLVLTPTGHEQHAYAALRAGAGGFLPQDATPEELTAAVRIVAAGDAVTTPSLTRALIDTVRHERTFGSLERESELGALTRRERDVLTAVAAGWSNTEIATRLSISPTTVKSHVSRILTKIGARARVQAVVFAYESGLVRPAA; via the coding sequence ATGGCCTCCGTACTCGTCGTACACCGCCACTCCCTGCAGCGTCTCGGACTGCGCATGCTCCTCGCTGCCCAGCCCGACCTGACCGTCGTCGGCGAGGCGACGAGCGGCGCCGAAGCTGTTCGCATGAGCGCCGCGTTCGGGCCCGATGTCGTCCTGATGGACAGCCAGGTGGTCGACACGGACGGCGTCGACGTCATCCGTCGCATCAGCCGGTCCACCACCCTGCTGCCGGTCTCCGAGCCCGCGAGAGCCGCAGACCACCGCCCGCGCGTGCTGGTCCTTACCCCCACCGGCCACGAACAGCACGCCTACGCGGCCCTGCGCGCCGGAGCAGGCGGGTTCCTTCCCCAGGACGCCACCCCTGAGGAACTGACCGCGGCCGTCCGTATCGTGGCCGCCGGGGACGCCGTCACCACCCCCAGCCTCACCCGCGCGCTCATCGACACCGTCCGGCACGAACGCACCTTCGGCTCTCTGGAACGAGAGAGCGAGCTCGGCGCGCTCACCAGGCGCGAACGCGACGTCCTCACCGCGGTCGCCGCCGGCTGGTCCAACACCGAGATCGCCACCCGACTGTCGATCTCACCGACCACGGTGAAGTCCCACGTCAGCCGCATCCTCACCAAGATCGGCGCACGCGCGCGCGTACAGGCGGTGGTCTTCGCATACGAGTCCGGCCTGGTACGACCGGCCGCCTGA
- a CDS encoding PadR family transcriptional regulator: protein MRSHGEEFGPGFGPGHGHGHGGPRGFGRGGFEGRRAAFGPFGPGFGGPGGPGGPGFGPGPWGGRGGRGGPRGRARRGDVRASILALLKDRPMHGYEMIQEIAERSGGAWKPSPGSVYPTLQLLEDEGLIANESEGGKKLFALTESGRTAAGEGPDAPWEEAGRGVDWEALNDIRQAGFGLMEAFGQVWKTGSKEQREKALTVINEARKKLYLILADED, encoded by the coding sequence ATGCGTTCCCATGGAGAGGAATTCGGTCCGGGCTTCGGTCCCGGACACGGACACGGTCATGGCGGCCCCCGAGGCTTCGGCCGGGGCGGCTTCGAGGGGCGGCGAGCCGCCTTCGGTCCCTTCGGGCCCGGATTCGGCGGTCCCGGCGGTCCTGGTGGCCCTGGTTTCGGCCCGGGTCCCTGGGGCGGGCGCGGAGGCAGGGGCGGACCGCGGGGCAGGGCGCGGCGCGGTGACGTCCGCGCGTCGATCCTGGCCCTGCTGAAGGACCGGCCCATGCACGGCTACGAGATGATCCAGGAGATCGCCGAGCGCAGCGGAGGGGCGTGGAAGCCCAGCCCCGGCTCGGTCTACCCCACCCTTCAGCTGCTGGAGGACGAGGGCCTGATCGCCAACGAGAGCGAGGGCGGCAAGAAGCTGTTCGCGCTCACCGAGTCCGGTCGCACGGCGGCCGGCGAGGGCCCCGACGCACCCTGGGAAGAGGCCGGACGCGGCGTCGACTGGGAAGCGCTGAACGACATCCGCCAGGCCGGCTTCGGTCTGATGGAGGCCTTCGGCCAGGTCTGGAAGACGGGCAGCAAGGAACAGCGCGAGAAGGCGCTCACGGTGATCAACGAAGCGCGCAAGAAGCTGTATCTGATCCTCGCCGACGAGGACTGA
- a CDS encoding EamA family transporter produces the protein MPVRTSGSGGVGRGRGVGLGLALVSAVAFGGSGVAAKPLIEAGLDPLHVVWLRVTGAALVMLPLAVRHRALVRRRPALLAGFGLLAVAGVQACYFAAISRIPVGVALLVEYLAPALVLGWVRFVQRRPVTRAAALGVVLAVGGLACVVEVWSGLSFDAVGLLLALAAACCQVGYFVLSDQGSDAGDEAPDPLGVIAYGLLVGALVLTVVARPWRMDWSVLAGSAHMDGTPVAAGLLLGWLVLVATVVAYVTGVLAVRRLSPQVAGVVACLEAVIATGLAWVLLGEHLSAPQIVGGAVVLLGAFIAQSSAPAKGSAEPVARGPEKDVADRRTAA, from the coding sequence GTGCCGGTGCGTACGTCAGGGAGCGGTGGGGTCGGTCGGGGCAGGGGCGTCGGGCTCGGACTCGCGCTGGTGTCGGCGGTCGCGTTCGGCGGCTCCGGGGTCGCGGCCAAGCCGTTGATCGAGGCGGGCCTCGATCCGCTGCACGTGGTGTGGCTCCGTGTGACGGGTGCGGCCCTCGTGATGCTGCCGCTGGCCGTGCGGCACCGTGCGCTGGTGCGTCGGCGGCCCGCGCTGCTCGCCGGATTCGGGCTGCTGGCCGTGGCCGGCGTCCAGGCCTGCTACTTCGCCGCGATCTCCCGCATCCCCGTCGGGGTCGCCCTGCTCGTCGAATACCTCGCTCCCGCCCTTGTGCTCGGCTGGGTGCGGTTCGTGCAGCGGCGGCCCGTGACCCGCGCCGCCGCGCTGGGTGTCGTCCTCGCGGTCGGCGGGCTCGCCTGTGTCGTCGAGGTGTGGTCCGGGCTGAGCTTCGACGCCGTGGGGCTGCTGCTCGCGCTCGCGGCCGCCTGCTGCCAGGTCGGCTACTTCGTCCTGTCCGACCAGGGCAGCGACGCGGGCGACGAGGCACCGGACCCCCTCGGGGTCATCGCGTACGGACTCCTGGTCGGCGCCCTCGTGCTGACCGTCGTGGCGCGTCCGTGGCGCATGGACTGGTCCGTGCTCGCGGGCAGCGCCCACATGGACGGCACGCCCGTCGCGGCCGGGCTGCTGCTGGGCTGGCTCGTGCTGGTCGCCACGGTTGTCGCGTACGTCACCGGTGTGCTCGCCGTGCGGCGGCTCTCGCCGCAGGTCGCCGGGGTCGTGGCGTGTCTGGAGGCGGTCATCGCGACCGGGCTCGCCTGGGTGCTGCTGGGCGAGCATCTGTCGGCGCCGCAGATCGTCGGGGGCGCGGTGGTGCTCCTGGGCGCGTTCATCGCGCAGTCGTCGGCACCCGCCAAGGGGTCGGCGGAGCCGGTCGCCCGGGGACCCGAAAAGGATGTGGCGGACCGTCGTACCGCCGCATAG
- a CDS encoding PhzF family phenazine biosynthesis protein, whose protein sequence is MRIRIVDAFTDRPFAGNPAGVMLLDGFPDDARLQRIALEVNHAETAFAHRLPEGGEADWALRWFTPAAEVAMCGHATLATAHVLHTTGSHSGPVRFATLSGVLIAAPREDGSITLDFPTAPLTRVEPPAGVAEALGAEPLAAFDTGPNINDLLIEVADEKTVLGLTPDLKALVAHSERGVIATARADNPAEGYDFVSRCFFPRIGIDEDPVTGSAHTALAPYWSERLGRPDLTGLQASARTGLVRTELRGDRTLLTGRAVTTIDGELLV, encoded by the coding sequence ATGCGCATTCGAATCGTCGACGCCTTCACCGACCGCCCGTTCGCCGGCAACCCGGCCGGCGTCATGCTCCTCGACGGCTTCCCGGACGACGCCCGGCTCCAGCGGATCGCCCTGGAGGTCAACCACGCCGAGACGGCGTTCGCCCACCGTCTGCCCGAGGGCGGCGAGGCCGACTGGGCACTGCGCTGGTTCACCCCGGCCGCCGAGGTCGCGATGTGCGGCCACGCCACGCTCGCCACGGCCCACGTCCTGCACACCACCGGCTCCCACTCGGGACCGGTACGGTTCGCGACCCTCAGCGGTGTCCTCATCGCGGCACCCCGCGAGGACGGCTCGATCACCCTCGACTTCCCGACCGCCCCGCTGACCCGCGTCGAGCCGCCCGCCGGGGTCGCCGAGGCCCTGGGCGCCGAGCCGCTCGCGGCCTTCGACACCGGCCCGAACATCAACGACCTGCTGATCGAGGTCGCCGACGAGAAGACGGTCCTGGGCCTCACCCCCGATCTCAAGGCCCTCGTCGCCCACTCGGAACGCGGCGTCATCGCCACCGCCCGCGCGGACAACCCCGCCGAGGGCTACGACTTCGTCTCGCGCTGCTTCTTCCCCCGGATCGGCATCGACGAGGACCCGGTCACCGGCAGCGCCCACACCGCTCTCGCCCCCTACTGGTCCGAGCGTCTCGGCCGCCCGGACCTCACCGGCCTCCAGGCCTCCGCCCGCACCGGCCTGGTCCGCACGGAGCTCCGCGGCGACCGCACCCTGCTCACCGGCCGAGCGGTCACCACCATCGACGGCGAACTGCTCGTCTGA